A genomic window from Halomonas sp. LR3S48 includes:
- the murJ gene encoding murein biosynthesis integral membrane protein MurJ — MRSGLVVGAMTMLSRVMGLVRDVVVATLFGAGSGADAFFVAFKIPNFMRRLFAEGAFNQAFVPVLSEYATRGSKREVRELLDAVAGSLTAVLALITALAMLAAPWLVWVFAPGFGRDPAKLALTADMLRLTFPYLLLVSLTAFAGSVLNTWNRFAVPAFTPVLLNLSLIGAAVLLTPLMSEPAMALAWGVLIAGCAQLAFQVPFLARLGLMPRPWPNFAHSGVKRILVLMAPALFGVSVSQINLLLDTVLASLLAPGSVSWLYYSDRLVELPLGVFGIAIGTVILPALSKRHAEQSGEHFAAMLDWAVRAVLLLGLPAALALAILAEPLLISLFHYGAMTEHDIAMAAMSLRAYAFGLVAFMLIKVLAPGFFARQNTKTPVKVGIIAMVANMVFNLILIWPLAHAGLALATALSAFLNAGLLGWLLYKQGVLVCQPGWGRYAVQLIGGCVVMSVGLAWLAPDWQQWLGWGVWTRVQWLALLVVAGAMVYFAWLAALGVRPRQFRMRG, encoded by the coding sequence ATGCGCTCCGGCCTGGTCGTCGGCGCCATGACCATGCTGTCACGAGTCATGGGGTTGGTGCGCGACGTGGTAGTGGCGACCCTGTTCGGTGCCGGTAGCGGCGCCGATGCCTTCTTCGTCGCCTTCAAGATCCCCAACTTCATGCGCCGCCTGTTCGCCGAAGGGGCCTTCAACCAGGCCTTCGTGCCGGTGCTCTCCGAGTACGCCACCCGCGGCAGCAAGCGCGAAGTGCGCGAGCTGCTCGATGCCGTGGCCGGCAGTCTCACCGCCGTGCTTGCGCTGATCACTGCCCTGGCGATGCTGGCCGCACCCTGGCTGGTCTGGGTCTTCGCGCCCGGCTTCGGCCGCGACCCGGCCAAGCTGGCGTTGACCGCCGACATGCTACGGCTGACCTTTCCTTACCTGCTGCTGGTCTCGCTCACCGCCTTCGCCGGCAGCGTGCTCAACACCTGGAACCGCTTCGCCGTGCCGGCCTTCACTCCGGTGCTGCTCAACCTCTCGCTGATCGGTGCGGCCGTGCTGCTCACGCCCTTGATGAGCGAGCCGGCCATGGCGCTGGCCTGGGGCGTGCTGATTGCCGGCTGCGCCCAGCTCGCCTTCCAGGTGCCGTTCCTGGCACGCCTGGGGTTGATGCCGCGGCCGTGGCCCAACTTCGCCCACAGCGGGGTGAAGCGCATCCTGGTGCTGATGGCGCCGGCGCTGTTCGGCGTCTCGGTATCGCAGATCAACCTGCTGCTGGACACGGTGCTGGCTTCACTGCTCGCGCCTGGCAGCGTCTCCTGGCTCTATTATTCCGACCGCCTGGTCGAGCTGCCACTGGGGGTGTTCGGTATTGCCATCGGCACGGTGATCCTGCCGGCGCTCTCCAAGCGCCACGCCGAGCAGTCGGGCGAACACTTCGCCGCCATGCTCGACTGGGCGGTGCGCGCCGTGTTGCTGCTGGGCTTGCCGGCGGCGCTGGCGCTGGCGATCCTGGCCGAGCCGTTGCTGATCTCGTTGTTCCACTACGGCGCCATGACCGAGCACGACATTGCCATGGCGGCCATGAGCCTGCGGGCCTACGCCTTCGGCCTGGTCGCCTTCATGCTGATCAAGGTGCTGGCGCCGGGCTTCTTCGCCCGCCAGAACACCAAGACGCCGGTCAAGGTCGGCATCATCGCCATGGTGGCCAACATGGTGTTCAACCTGATCCTGATCTGGCCGCTGGCCCATGCAGGCCTGGCCCTGGCTACGGCGCTGTCGGCGTTCCTCAATGCGGGCCTGCTGGGTTGGCTGCTCTACAAGCAGGGCGTGCTGGTGTGCCAGCCTGGCTGGGGCCGCTACGCGGTGCAACTGATCGGCGGCTGCGTGGTGATGAGCGTGGGGCTGGCCTGGCTCGCGCCGGACTGGCAGCAGTGGCTGGGCTGGGGCGTATGGACACGGGTACAGTGGCTGGCGCTGCTGGTTGTAGCCGGCGCGATGGTCTACTTCGCCTGGCTGGCGGCGCTGGGCGTCAGGCCGCGGCAGTTCCGGATGCGAGGGTGA
- the rpsT gene encoding 30S ribosomal protein S20, which translates to MANSKQARKRARQAEGRRVLKASQRAMVRTYVKRVIKAINGGDHATAMTEFQKAQPIIDRIADKDVLSKKKAARLKSRLNKRIKALAA; encoded by the coding sequence GTGGCAAACAGCAAGCAAGCCCGCAAGCGTGCCCGTCAGGCGGAAGGCCGTCGTGTTCTGAAGGCGAGCCAGCGCGCCATGGTGCGTACCTATGTGAAGCGTGTCATCAAGGCCATCAACGGCGGCGACCACGCCACCGCGATGACCGAGTTCCAGAAGGCGCAGCCGATCATCGACCGCATCGCCGACAAGGACGTGCTCTCCAAGAAGAAGGCCGCGCGCCTGAAGAGCCGCCTGAACAAGCGAATTAAGGCGCTGGCTGCGTAA
- the ribF gene encoding bifunctional riboflavin kinase/FAD synthetase produces MEVIRGLHNLREEHRGCVATIGNFDGVHRGHQAILDQCREQASKLRLPVTVVVFEPQPREFFAGDQAPPRLTRLREKVRLLGESGVDYVLCLPFNERLRSLTAVEFIDRVLVEGLGVRHLVVGDDFRFGCDRSGDFTLLAKEGERRGREGFGVEHTRTFAYDDERVSSTRVRTLLASGNFAQAARMLGRPYRLGGRVVADQKLGRTIGVPTANLPQPRLPLALRGVYAVVTELPDGQRLPGVANIGWRPTVGSDRPVLEVHLFDFDGDLYGQRLVVFPCARLRGEVKFDDFTALKQQIAADQARARRYFAEECHTARELGLTDDSLPLASAPLAREAVNFESSAGRSADHDDG; encoded by the coding sequence ATGGAAGTCATTCGAGGACTGCACAATCTGCGCGAGGAGCATCGCGGCTGCGTGGCCACCATCGGCAATTTCGATGGCGTGCACCGCGGACACCAGGCGATTCTCGATCAGTGCCGCGAGCAGGCCTCGAAGCTGCGCCTGCCGGTAACGGTCGTGGTGTTCGAGCCCCAGCCGCGTGAATTCTTCGCCGGCGACCAGGCGCCGCCGCGGCTGACCCGGCTGCGCGAAAAGGTGCGCCTGCTGGGCGAGAGCGGCGTCGATTACGTGCTCTGCCTGCCGTTCAACGAGCGGCTGCGAAGCCTCACCGCGGTGGAATTCATCGACCGTGTGTTGGTCGAAGGGCTGGGTGTACGCCATCTGGTGGTGGGGGACGACTTCCGTTTTGGCTGCGACCGCAGCGGTGATTTCACCTTGCTGGCCAAAGAGGGGGAGCGGCGTGGTCGCGAGGGCTTTGGCGTCGAGCATACGCGCACCTTCGCCTATGACGACGAGCGGGTCTCCAGCACGCGAGTGCGCACTCTGCTGGCCAGCGGCAACTTCGCCCAGGCGGCGAGAATGCTGGGGCGCCCCTATCGTCTCGGTGGAAGGGTGGTCGCCGACCAGAAGCTGGGGCGCACCATTGGCGTGCCCACCGCCAACCTGCCGCAGCCGCGCCTGCCGCTGGCGCTGCGCGGGGTCTATGCGGTAGTGACCGAGCTACCCGATGGGCAGCGCCTTCCCGGCGTGGCCAATATCGGCTGGCGGCCAACGGTGGGCAGCGACCGGCCGGTGCTGGAGGTCCACCTGTTCGACTTCGACGGCGACCTCTACGGGCAGCGCCTGGTGGTATTTCCCTGTGCCAGGCTGCGCGGCGAAGTGAAGTTCGACGACTTCACTGCGCTCAAGCAGCAGATCGCTGCCGACCAGGCCCGTGCCCGGCGCTATTTCGCCGAGGAGTGCCACACGGCCAGGGAGCTTGGCCTGACAGACGACTCTCTTCCATTGGCATCGGCGCCGCTGGCGCGCGAAGCCGTGAATTTCGAATCCTCGGCGGGACGTTCCGCCGACCACGACGACGGCTGA
- a CDS encoding PilW family protein, translating to MLRSATPPNASSQTGFTLIELMVALVIGLIIILGAGQLFLMGFQTFRQIELMGNKQAALTFATETLIRDIRRATDVGFSSGVLRVEFFNNNDMASCGSGERVVRVYQLSNAAVNASEGWSLDMGQGCDEDPTNFEPLVTSFVSNGFSASEPFDGVWKINFQLLAGRDGETDSFTFNAVNRNQAIE from the coding sequence ATGCTTCGGTCAGCCACTCCCCCCAACGCTTCGAGTCAGACAGGCTTCACCCTGATCGAGTTGATGGTGGCTCTTGTGATTGGTCTGATCATTATTCTCGGCGCTGGCCAGCTGTTTCTCATGGGGTTTCAGACGTTCCGCCAGATCGAACTCATGGGCAACAAGCAGGCAGCGTTGACCTTTGCCACGGAGACGCTGATACGCGATATACGCCGTGCCACTGATGTCGGTTTTAGCAGTGGAGTGCTAAGGGTTGAGTTTTTTAATAATAACGACATGGCTAGTTGTGGTAGTGGCGAACGGGTGGTTCGTGTCTACCAGCTAAGTAATGCGGCAGTCAATGCTAGCGAGGGCTGGTCTTTGGATATGGGACAAGGATGTGATGAGGATCCAACTAATTTCGAACCGTTGGTTACTTCCTTCGTGTCCAATGGCTTCAGTGCTTCCGAACCCTTCGATGGAGTCTGGAAAATTAATTTCCAGCTGCTGGCGGGGCGGGATGGCGAGACGGACTCGTTTACGTTCAATGCAGTCAACCGCAACCAGGCGATAGAATAA
- a CDS encoding GspH/FimT family pseudopilin: protein MRHRGFTLIELLVTIAVMTIVATIAVPGFQGMMARNQLAGDHNEILAGLNLARSEAIKRRQDVEFEVTNTSPWAYEINVGGSTLRVRSGSRGSLSLGTGTSVTFNSLGRAPACSSGCVLTITHSAGSRDININSFGRIGRG from the coding sequence ATGCGCCATAGAGGCTTCACACTGATCGAGCTACTGGTAACGATTGCCGTGATGACGATCGTTGCCACCATTGCTGTGCCGGGCTTTCAAGGAATGATGGCCAGAAACCAGCTGGCGGGTGATCATAATGAAATATTGGCGGGGTTGAACCTGGCTAGAAGTGAAGCCATTAAGCGGCGTCAAGACGTTGAATTCGAAGTTACAAATACTTCTCCATGGGCTTACGAAATCAATGTGGGCGGCAGTACCCTACGCGTACGTAGCGGTTCAAGGGGAAGCCTATCCTTGGGCACCGGAACGAGTGTGACATTCAATAGCTTGGGGCGTGCGCCCGCTTGCAGTAGTGGTTGTGTATTGACGATTACTCACTCGGCAGGAAGTAGAGATATAAACATCAATTCATTTGGCCGGATCGGGCGAGGTTGA
- the ileS gene encoding isoleucine--tRNA ligase, with amino-acid sequence MSDYKHTLNLPETDFPMRGNLPQREPGRVAQWQDMKLYQRLREERRGRETFVLHDGPPYANGSIHIGHAVNKILKDIIVKSKNLAGFDAPYVPGWDCHGLPIEHKVETTHGKHLEPEQARGLCREYAAAQIQTQLADFVRLGVIGDWDNPYRSMDYANEAGEIRALADMVAAGYVFKGLKPVNWCFDCGSALAEAEVEYQDKKSDAIDVAFPAADEAKLAAAFGLATLPKPAAIVIWTTTPWTIPANQALNVHPELTYALVDTGSRLLVLAEELVESCLERYELQGKVIATAKGEALDLIEFRHPFYDRISPVYLADYVESEVGSTGIVHSAPAYGVDDFVTCRAHGMAFEEIKSPVQGNGVYADDLPFFGGQMIWKANPQIVDKLREVDALLAHKVITHSYMHCWRHKTPVIYRATAQWFVGMDIKDSHGRTLRERALEGIQATHFTPAWGQARLHAMIANRPDWCISRQRNWGVPIPFFLHKASGELHPRTVELMEEAAKCVERDGIDAWFRLDPAELLGDEAADYDKVTDTLDVWFDSGTTHRHVLRGSHPHGHESGPRADLYLEGSDQHRGWFHSSLLTGCAIDGHPPYRGLLTHGFTVDAQGRKMSKSMGNVVAPQEVMDKLGADILRLWVASTDYSGEMAVSDEILKRTADVYRRIRNTARFLLSNLNGFDPERDAVAFGDMLALDQWVVDRAAQLQARIEKAYEEYRFLDVYQQVHTFCSRELGGFYLDVIKDRQYTTQADSLARRSCQTALYHVVEALSRWVAPILSFTAEEIYEHIPGDRRDSVLLESYYPGLATLASDAEMGREFWEQVLEVKQAVNKCLEDARNAKTIKGSLAAEVTLYVDDKLNAILAKLGEELRFVMLTSEVRLAPLAEGQNADDAEATELAGLKVAVAASPHQKCERCWHHREDVGSHADHPDLCGRCISNLPEGAGETRHYA; translated from the coding sequence ATGAGCGACTACAAGCACACACTGAACCTGCCCGAAACCGACTTCCCCATGCGCGGTAACCTGCCCCAGCGTGAGCCCGGCCGGGTGGCACAGTGGCAGGACATGAAGCTCTACCAGCGCCTGCGTGAGGAGCGCCGCGGCCGCGAGACCTTCGTGCTTCACGACGGCCCTCCCTACGCCAACGGCAGCATTCACATCGGTCATGCCGTCAACAAGATCCTCAAGGACATCATCGTCAAGTCGAAGAACCTGGCCGGCTTCGATGCGCCCTACGTGCCCGGCTGGGACTGCCACGGCCTGCCCATCGAGCACAAGGTGGAGACTACTCACGGCAAGCACCTCGAGCCCGAGCAGGCGCGAGGGCTGTGCCGCGAGTACGCCGCGGCGCAGATTCAGACCCAGCTCGCCGATTTCGTGCGCCTGGGTGTGATCGGCGACTGGGACAACCCCTACCGCTCGATGGACTACGCCAACGAGGCGGGCGAGATCCGCGCGCTGGCCGACATGGTCGCGGCGGGTTACGTCTTCAAGGGACTCAAGCCGGTCAACTGGTGCTTCGACTGTGGTTCGGCGCTGGCCGAGGCCGAGGTGGAGTACCAGGACAAGAAGTCCGATGCCATCGATGTGGCCTTCCCGGCCGCCGACGAAGCCAAGCTGGCAGCCGCCTTCGGGCTGGCGACGTTGCCCAAGCCCGCCGCCATCGTGATCTGGACCACCACGCCCTGGACCATTCCGGCCAACCAGGCACTCAACGTGCATCCTGAGTTGACCTACGCGCTGGTGGATACCGGTAGCCGCCTGCTGGTGCTGGCCGAGGAACTGGTCGAGTCGTGCCTGGAGCGCTACGAGCTCCAGGGCAAGGTGATCGCCACCGCCAAGGGTGAGGCGCTCGACCTGATCGAGTTCCGCCACCCTTTCTACGACCGCATCTCGCCGGTCTATCTCGCCGACTACGTCGAGTCCGAGGTGGGCAGCACCGGTATCGTTCACTCCGCCCCGGCCTATGGCGTCGACGACTTCGTCACCTGCCGTGCTCACGGCATGGCCTTCGAGGAGATCAAGAGCCCGGTGCAGGGCAACGGCGTCTATGCCGACGACCTACCGTTCTTCGGCGGTCAGATGATCTGGAAGGCCAATCCGCAGATCGTCGACAAGCTGCGCGAGGTCGATGCGCTGCTGGCGCACAAGGTGATCACCCATAGCTACATGCACTGCTGGCGCCACAAGACGCCGGTGATCTACCGCGCCACGGCGCAGTGGTTCGTGGGCATGGATATCAAGGACAGTCATGGGCGCACCCTGCGCGAGCGGGCGCTCGAGGGCATCCAGGCCACCCACTTCACTCCGGCCTGGGGGCAGGCGCGGCTGCACGCAATGATCGCCAACCGTCCCGACTGGTGCATCTCGCGCCAGCGCAACTGGGGGGTACCGATCCCGTTCTTCCTGCACAAGGCCAGCGGTGAGCTGCATCCGCGTACCGTGGAACTGATGGAAGAGGCCGCCAAGTGTGTCGAGCGCGATGGCATCGATGCCTGGTTCCGCCTCGACCCGGCCGAGCTGCTGGGCGATGAGGCGGCGGATTACGACAAGGTCACCGACACCCTCGACGTGTGGTTCGACTCCGGCACTACCCACCGCCACGTGCTGCGCGGCTCGCATCCTCACGGTCACGAGAGCGGCCCACGCGCCGATCTCTACCTGGAGGGTTCCGACCAGCACCGCGGCTGGTTCCACTCGTCGCTGCTGACCGGCTGCGCCATCGACGGCCACCCGCCGTATCGCGGCCTGCTCACCCACGGCTTCACCGTTGATGCTCAGGGCCGCAAGATGTCCAAGTCGATGGGCAACGTGGTGGCGCCCCAGGAAGTGATGGACAAGCTGGGTGCCGACATCCTGCGCCTGTGGGTCGCCTCCACCGACTATTCGGGCGAGATGGCGGTCTCCGACGAGATCCTCAAGCGTACCGCCGACGTCTACCGTCGCATTCGCAATACCGCGCGCTTCCTGCTCAGCAACCTCAACGGCTTCGACCCTGAGCGCGATGCGGTGGCCTTCGGCGACATGCTGGCGCTGGACCAGTGGGTGGTGGACCGTGCCGCCCAGCTCCAGGCGCGCATCGAGAAGGCCTATGAGGAGTACCGCTTCCTCGACGTCTACCAGCAGGTGCACACCTTCTGCTCGCGTGAGCTCGGCGGCTTCTACCTCGACGTGATCAAGGACCGCCAGTACACCACCCAGGCCGACTCCCTGGCCCGGCGCAGCTGCCAGACCGCGCTCTATCACGTGGTCGAGGCGCTCTCGCGCTGGGTGGCACCGATTCTCAGCTTCACCGCCGAGGAGATCTACGAGCACATCCCCGGCGATCGCCGCGACAGTGTGCTGCTCGAGAGCTACTACCCAGGCCTCGCCACCCTGGCCTCGGATGCCGAGATGGGCCGCGAATTCTGGGAGCAGGTGCTCGAGGTCAAGCAGGCGGTCAACAAGTGCCTGGAGGACGCCCGCAACGCCAAGACCATCAAGGGTAGCCTGGCCGCGGAAGTGACGCTCTATGTCGATGACAAGCTCAATGCCATCCTGGCCAAGCTGGGCGAGGAGCTGCGCTTCGTGATGCTGACCAGCGAGGTGCGCCTGGCACCCCTGGCCGAGGGGCAGAACGCAGATGATGCCGAGGCCACCGAGCTGGCGGGCCTGAAGGTTGCCGTCGCGGCCAGCCCCCACCAGAAATGCGAGCGCTGCTGGCACCATCGCGAGGATGTAGGTAGCCACGCCGATCACCCCGACCTGTGCGGTCGCTGCATCAGCAACCTGCCGGAAGGCGCCGGTGAGACTCGCCACTATGCGTGA
- the lspA gene encoding signal peptidase II: MRDKEQGGGASVPPMHKPLRWLWLAVAVVLLDLGTKALMSSVLSYGQPVEVLPFFNLTLLHNTGAAFSFLAGHPGWQRWFFALIAVGATVGLSIWMSRLKADEKLLAVSLALVIGGALGNLYDRLVHGYVVDFFSFHVAGWYYPAFNVADIGITLGAVGLIWESIFEGRKQARRRG, from the coding sequence ATGCGTGACAAGGAACAAGGCGGTGGCGCTTCGGTGCCGCCGATGCACAAGCCGCTGCGCTGGCTGTGGCTGGCCGTCGCCGTAGTGCTGCTGGACCTTGGCACCAAGGCGCTGATGTCGAGCGTGCTGAGCTACGGCCAGCCGGTGGAAGTGCTGCCGTTCTTCAACCTGACATTGCTGCACAATACCGGCGCGGCGTTCAGCTTCCTTGCCGGACATCCCGGTTGGCAGCGCTGGTTCTTCGCTCTGATCGCCGTTGGCGCGACGGTAGGCCTCAGCATCTGGATGAGCCGGCTCAAGGCCGACGAAAAGCTGCTCGCCGTCTCGCTGGCACTGGTCATCGGCGGGGCGCTGGGCAATCTCTATGACCGCCTGGTACATGGCTACGTGGTCGACTTCTTTTCCTTCCATGTCGCCGGCTGGTACTACCCGGCCTTCAACGTGGCCGATATCGGCATCACGCTGGGGGCCGTCGGCCTGATCTGGGAATCCATCTTCGAAGGCCGCAAGCAGGCGCGGCGGCGCGGCTGA
- the fkpB gene encoding FKBP-type peptidyl-prolyl cis-trans isomerase — MSEYRIDEGMEVTLHFTLKLEDGTIVDSTREKQPATFQVGDGNLPPGFEHPLKGMTGGESGSFEITPEHGFGQHNPQNVQMLSRDDFEEIEPEVGTVMSFSDPAGGELPGVISAVGERQVEVDFNHPLAGRTLTFEVEVLDVRPAQTH; from the coding sequence ATGAGCGAATATCGCATCGACGAGGGCATGGAAGTGACCCTGCACTTCACCCTCAAGCTGGAGGACGGCACCATAGTCGACTCCACCCGGGAAAAGCAGCCCGCTACCTTTCAGGTGGGTGACGGCAACCTGCCGCCCGGCTTCGAGCACCCTCTGAAGGGCATGACGGGCGGTGAAAGCGGCAGCTTCGAGATCACGCCTGAGCACGGTTTCGGCCAGCACAATCCGCAGAACGTGCAGATGCTGAGCCGCGACGATTTCGAGGAGATAGAGCCCGAGGTGGGCACGGTGATGTCCTTCTCCGATCCCGCTGGCGGCGAATTGCCTGGGGTGATCTCCGCCGTTGGTGAGCGCCAGGTGGAAGTGGACTTCAACCATCCGCTTGCCGGGCGTACCCTGACCTTCGAGGTGGAAGTGCTGGACGTAAGGCCCGCGCAAACACACTGA
- the ispH gene encoding 4-hydroxy-3-methylbut-2-enyl diphosphate reductase, protein MQANSVRIRLANPRGFCAGVDRAIEIVNRALDVFGPPIYVRHEVVHNRFVVDTLRSRGAVFVEELDEVPDDVIVIFSAHGVSRAVQEDAERRGLKVFDATCPLVTKVHLEVLRYARRGQECILIGHAGHPEVEGTMGRYDVTHGGAIYLVEDEADVERLAVNDPTRLAFVTQTTLSMDDTARVIDALRVKFPEIEGPRKDDICYATQNRQDAVRELAADCDLLLVVGSPNSSNSNRLRELAERVGTPAYLIDDASQIDPVWLKDVSAVGITAGASAPEVLVKGVIERLQGLGAQAPEELAGREETITFSMPRELRERVIASDSLSSEKV, encoded by the coding sequence ATGCAAGCTAACTCCGTGCGAATCAGGCTGGCCAATCCCCGCGGCTTCTGTGCTGGTGTCGATCGTGCCATCGAGATCGTCAACCGTGCACTGGACGTCTTCGGGCCACCCATCTACGTGCGTCATGAAGTCGTTCACAACCGCTTCGTGGTCGACACGCTGCGCAGCCGTGGAGCTGTCTTCGTCGAGGAGCTCGACGAGGTGCCCGATGATGTCATCGTGATCTTCTCCGCCCATGGCGTCTCACGGGCTGTGCAGGAGGACGCCGAGCGGCGCGGTCTCAAGGTCTTCGACGCCACCTGCCCGCTGGTGACCAAGGTGCATTTGGAAGTACTTCGCTACGCCAGGCGTGGACAGGAGTGCATCCTCATCGGCCATGCCGGCCATCCGGAGGTGGAGGGCACCATGGGGCGCTACGACGTAACCCACGGCGGCGCCATCTACCTGGTCGAGGACGAGGCTGACGTCGAGCGTCTGGCGGTGAACGACCCGACCCGGCTTGCCTTCGTCACCCAGACCACGCTCTCCATGGATGACACTGCCCGGGTGATCGATGCCCTGCGCGTGAAGTTTCCCGAGATCGAGGGGCCACGCAAGGACGACATCTGCTATGCCACCCAGAACCGTCAGGATGCGGTGCGCGAGCTGGCTGCCGACTGCGACCTGCTGTTGGTAGTGGGTAGCCCCAACAGCTCGAATTCCAACCGGCTACGGGAGCTGGCCGAGCGGGTCGGCACACCGGCCTACCTGATCGACGACGCCAGCCAGATCGATCCGGTGTGGCTCAAGGATGTATCTGCCGTCGGTATCACCGCAGGGGCGAGCGCGCCGGAGGTGCTGGTCAAGGGGGTGATCGAACGGCTCCAGGGATTGGGCGCTCAGGCGCCGGAGGAACTGGCCGGCCGCGAGGAGACCATCACCTTTTCCATGCCCCGCGAGCTGCGGGAACGCGTGATCGCCAGCGATTCGCTATCCTCAGAAAAGGTATGA
- the pilV gene encoding type IV pilus modification protein PilV, translating into MRQRQKGFTLIEALIAVLVLSVGLLGVAAMQLRALQSAHMGYQRAVVSLAAIDAQERAWASLSETKSCPGGSTLSTMGSDWLGEWFGSGKVLANAGSSVASSPSCEYTVTIGWQEERYSDEENGVPFAYQFRLPVL; encoded by the coding sequence ATGAGGCAGCGTCAGAAAGGCTTTACGCTTATCGAGGCGCTGATCGCCGTGTTGGTGCTCTCAGTCGGCCTGCTCGGTGTGGCGGCCATGCAGCTCAGGGCGCTGCAGAGCGCCCATATGGGTTACCAGCGCGCGGTCGTCAGCCTGGCGGCGATCGATGCGCAGGAGCGGGCGTGGGCATCTCTATCAGAAACAAAGAGCTGCCCCGGTGGCTCAACTCTTTCGACTATGGGAAGTGACTGGCTCGGTGAGTGGTTTGGTTCGGGCAAGGTTCTGGCCAATGCCGGAAGCAGTGTGGCCAGCTCCCCAAGTTGCGAGTACACCGTGACGATAGGATGGCAGGAGGAGCGCTACTCGGACGAGGAGAATGGCGTACCCTTCGCTTATCAATTTAGGCTGCCAGTGCTATGA
- a CDS encoding type IV pilin protein → MTYLAGLVVMIHTETKCNQSAEERRVTTYACPAHRWSRYGTPRRAHGFTLIELMIAVAVIAILASIAIPSYQNYVRNARVTDGQAKLMELAGRLERCYTVSSSYSGCLSLPENSDDGFYQISGSTSASAYTLTATHSGSQVKAECKTLTIDQTGQTTPTSECW, encoded by the coding sequence ATGACGTATCTAGCAGGGTTGGTTGTCATGATACATACTGAAACCAAGTGTAACCAATCAGCGGAGGAGCGCCGAGTGACGACCTACGCTTGCCCGGCTCATCGCTGGTCCCGGTATGGCACGCCCCGGCGCGCCCATGGCTTTACGCTGATCGAACTGATGATCGCCGTGGCCGTGATCGCGATACTGGCGTCTATCGCCATACCGAGCTACCAGAATTACGTTAGGAATGCTCGGGTTACAGATGGGCAAGCCAAGCTTATGGAACTCGCAGGACGCTTGGAGCGCTGCTATACCGTCAGTTCGTCCTATAGCGGTTGCCTTAGCTTGCCTGAAAACTCGGACGATGGCTTCTACCAGATTAGCGGTTCGACCTCTGCGTCTGCGTACACTCTGACGGCCACGCACTCAGGCAGTCAGGTCAAGGCAGAGTGCAAGACGTTGACCATAGACCAGACGGGGCAGACCACACCCACGTCTGAATGTTGGTAA